One genomic segment of Amycolatopsis granulosa includes these proteins:
- the boxB gene encoding benzoyl-CoA 2,3-epoxidase subunit BoxB: MPTRIDYDAKIPNNVELSDNRRLQRALEGWQPKFMHWWAEMGPALETQGVYLRTAVSVGREGWAHFDHVVPQDYRWGIFLAERDPDRRIAFGEHQGEPAWQQVPGEYRADLQRLIVIQGDTEPASVEQQKLLGLSAPSLYDLRNLFQVNVEEGRHLWAMVYLLHAYFGKEGREEAEGLLYRNSGSPDTPRILGAFNEETADWLAFYMFTYFTDRDGKYQLGTLKESAFDPLSRTCEFMLKEEAHHMFVGTTGVDRVVMRSAELIREHDTMDIAAHGGIPLDIIQRYLNFHYTVSLDLFGSETSTNAANYYTAGLKGRWMETRRKDDHQLTDDAATLDKPQPDGTWTSEEMQKILLLNLDLRREYIADCESGVKRWNKILTDAGIDFRFRLPHPGFNRKVGINSGHHITPDGTIVDEATWERNRKRWLPTSEDLAFVRSLMHPVYERGKIASWVAPPRQGINGKPFDYEYVYL; encoded by the coding sequence ATGCCGACCAGGATCGACTACGACGCCAAGATCCCGAACAACGTGGAGCTGTCCGACAACCGGCGCCTGCAGCGGGCGCTGGAGGGCTGGCAGCCGAAGTTCATGCACTGGTGGGCCGAGATGGGCCCGGCGCTGGAGACGCAGGGGGTGTACCTGCGCACCGCGGTCAGCGTCGGCCGCGAGGGCTGGGCGCACTTCGACCACGTCGTGCCGCAGGACTACCGCTGGGGCATCTTCCTGGCCGAGCGCGACCCGGACCGCCGGATCGCCTTCGGCGAGCACCAGGGCGAGCCGGCCTGGCAGCAGGTTCCCGGCGAGTACCGGGCCGACCTGCAACGGCTGATCGTGATCCAGGGCGACACCGAACCGGCGTCGGTGGAGCAGCAGAAGCTGCTCGGCCTGTCCGCGCCGAGCCTGTACGACCTGCGCAACCTCTTCCAGGTCAACGTGGAGGAGGGCCGTCACCTGTGGGCGATGGTCTACCTGCTGCACGCCTACTTCGGCAAGGAGGGCCGCGAGGAGGCGGAGGGGTTGCTGTACCGCAACTCCGGCAGCCCCGACACGCCGCGCATCCTCGGCGCGTTCAACGAGGAGACCGCGGACTGGCTCGCGTTCTACATGTTCACCTACTTCACCGACCGGGACGGCAAGTACCAGCTGGGCACGCTCAAGGAGTCGGCGTTCGACCCGCTGTCGCGCACCTGCGAGTTCATGCTCAAGGAGGAGGCGCACCACATGTTCGTCGGCACCACCGGTGTCGACCGGGTGGTGATGCGCAGCGCCGAGCTGATCCGCGAGCACGACACCATGGACATCGCCGCGCACGGCGGTATCCCGCTGGACATCATCCAGCGCTACCTGAACTTCCACTACACCGTGTCGCTGGACCTGTTCGGCAGCGAGACATCGACCAACGCCGCCAACTACTACACCGCGGGGCTCAAGGGCCGGTGGATGGAGACCCGCCGCAAGGACGACCACCAGCTGACCGACGACGCGGCGACCCTGGACAAGCCGCAGCCGGACGGCACCTGGACCAGCGAGGAGATGCAGAAGATCCTGCTGCTCAACCTCGACCTGCGCCGGGAGTACATCGCCGACTGCGAATCCGGCGTCAAACGGTGGAACAAGATTCTCACCGACGCCGGCATCGACTTTCGGTTCCGCTTGCCGCACCCTGGTTTCAACCGCAAGGTCGGAATAAACTCCGGCCACCACATCACGCCGGACGGGACGATCGTGGACGAGGCGACCTGGGAACGCAACCGCAAGCGCTGGCTGCCGACCAGCGAGGACCTCGCGTTCGTCCGGTCGCTCATGCACCCGGTGTACGAGCGCGGCAAGATCGCGAGCTGGGTCGCGCCGCCGCGGCAGGGCATCAACGGCAAGCCGTTCGACTACGAGTACGTGTACCTGTGA
- a CDS encoding benzoate-CoA ligase family protein, producing the protein MAEFNAADYLVDRHVRDGDGARTAVVTAARTLTYAELSDAVHRVAGGLADIGVRPEERVMLCMVDGIEMLTGILGAMCAGAVPVPVSTMVTGPELGRVLADSRARVLCVSGEFTAAAKEAVELAPEVTDVVLDRADPASFSRVSTHDWTRLSTAGPRETYATWADSPALWLYTSGTTGQPKGAMHRHASIRAVCETYGRQVLGIRPEDRCFSVAKLFFAYGIGNSAFFPLSAGASTVFEPGRPTPQLVADRVRTERPTLFFGVPTFYSALLAADLPADTFSSVRQAVSAGEPLPAVIYERFLARFGVEILDGIGSTEALHIFLSNRPGEVVPGTTGFAVPGYELEIRDPLGRLIDSAGQPGELYVRGPSTAFGYWSRYETSKHVFQGEWLRTGDSYVRNPDGTYTCLGRFDDMLKAGGIWVSPAEVEQRLLQHPDVAEVAVVAAPGSDGIEKPVACVVPAAGHEVDPDALIDFCREGLAAFKRPRAVVAVAELPKTATGKIRRNVIRELVRDSLRPGALT; encoded by the coding sequence ATGGCCGAGTTCAACGCCGCGGACTACCTGGTCGACCGGCACGTCCGGGACGGTGACGGCGCCCGCACCGCGGTCGTCACGGCCGCTCGCACGCTGACCTACGCCGAGCTCTCCGACGCGGTGCACCGCGTCGCCGGCGGGCTCGCGGACATCGGCGTGCGGCCGGAGGAGCGGGTCATGCTGTGCATGGTCGACGGCATCGAAATGCTCACCGGCATCCTCGGCGCGATGTGCGCCGGCGCGGTGCCGGTGCCGGTGTCGACCATGGTCACCGGGCCGGAGCTGGGCCGGGTGCTCGCGGATTCGCGGGCGCGCGTGCTGTGCGTGTCGGGCGAGTTCACCGCGGCCGCGAAGGAGGCGGTCGAGCTGGCGCCGGAGGTCACCGACGTGGTCCTGGACCGCGCGGACCCGGCATCGTTCTCCCGGGTGTCCACACACGACTGGACCCGGCTGTCGACCGCGGGCCCCCGGGAAACCTACGCCACCTGGGCGGATTCACCCGCGCTGTGGTTGTACACCTCCGGCACGACCGGGCAGCCGAAAGGTGCGATGCACCGCCACGCGAGCATCCGCGCGGTGTGCGAGACCTACGGCCGCCAGGTGCTCGGCATCCGGCCGGAGGACCGGTGCTTCTCGGTCGCGAAGCTGTTCTTCGCCTACGGCATCGGCAATTCCGCGTTCTTCCCGCTGTCGGCCGGGGCGAGCACGGTGTTCGAACCGGGACGGCCGACACCGCAGCTGGTGGCCGACCGGGTGCGCACCGAGCGGCCGACGTTGTTCTTCGGCGTGCCGACGTTCTACTCCGCGCTGCTGGCCGCGGACCTGCCGGCCGACACGTTTTCGTCGGTGCGGCAGGCGGTTTCCGCGGGCGAGCCGCTGCCGGCGGTGATCTACGAACGGTTCCTCGCCAGGTTCGGGGTGGAGATCCTGGACGGCATCGGATCGACCGAGGCGCTGCACATCTTCCTGTCCAACCGGCCGGGCGAGGTGGTGCCCGGCACCACCGGGTTCGCGGTCCCCGGGTACGAGCTGGAGATCCGTGACCCGCTCGGCAGGCTGATCGACAGCGCCGGGCAGCCGGGGGAACTGTACGTGCGCGGGCCGTCGACCGCGTTCGGCTACTGGAGCCGGTACGAGACGTCCAAGCACGTGTTCCAGGGCGAATGGCTGCGGACGGGGGACAGCTACGTGCGCAATCCCGACGGCACCTACACCTGCCTGGGCCGGTTCGACGACATGCTCAAGGCGGGCGGCATCTGGGTGTCGCCCGCGGAGGTCGAGCAGCGGTTGCTCCAGCACCCGGACGTGGCCGAGGTGGCGGTGGTGGCGGCGCCCGGCTCGGACGGCATCGAGAAGCCGGTGGCGTGCGTGGTGCCCGCCGCCGGCCACGAGGTGGATCCGGATGCGCTGATCGACTTCTGCCGGGAGGGGCTCGCCGCGTTCAAACGGCCGCGTGCCGTGGTCGCGGTCGCGGAGCTGCCGAAGACCGCGACCGGCAAGATCCGCCGGAACGTGATCCGCGAGCTGGTGCGGGACTCGCTGCGGCCGGGGGCGCTCACGTGA
- a CDS encoding amidohydrolase family protein — MIDGYTVVDAHVHPPRLSTLKPAWLEWAEQFSGPHDWRSVYDTGGNVVPERLDALFESEGVDRALLFCEYSPRATGIQPIEDNLPIVEHNPERFRLVANVNPYLHHPVAAEVERQLDLGAVALKIHPVHGAFSPGDKELYAAYHVCAERGVPVIIHSGTSSFPGARASFGNPELMSDVVEDFPSVPFVFAHGGRGWWYDVAAFLALTRDNVWLDLAGLPPRKLPEYYARFDFTRLAGRFVFGTDWPGVPGTRRNVQALAELGLPEAVMRDVLAGNAAKLFPGLGI, encoded by the coding sequence GTGATCGACGGCTACACCGTGGTGGACGCGCACGTCCACCCGCCGCGGCTGAGCACGCTGAAACCGGCATGGCTGGAGTGGGCCGAGCAGTTCTCCGGGCCGCACGACTGGCGCTCGGTCTACGACACCGGGGGAAACGTCGTGCCCGAGCGGCTGGACGCCCTGTTCGAATCCGAAGGGGTCGACCGGGCACTGTTGTTCTGCGAGTACAGCCCGCGCGCGACCGGGATCCAGCCGATCGAGGACAACCTGCCGATCGTCGAGCACAACCCGGAGCGGTTCCGCCTGGTGGCGAACGTGAACCCGTACCTGCACCACCCGGTGGCGGCCGAGGTGGAGCGGCAGCTCGACCTCGGTGCGGTGGCGCTGAAGATCCACCCGGTGCACGGCGCGTTCTCGCCGGGGGACAAGGAGCTGTACGCGGCGTACCACGTGTGTGCCGAGCGCGGGGTGCCGGTGATCATCCACTCGGGCACGAGCAGCTTTCCCGGTGCCCGTGCGAGCTTCGGCAACCCGGAGCTGATGTCCGACGTCGTCGAGGACTTCCCGTCGGTGCCGTTCGTGTTCGCCCACGGCGGCCGCGGGTGGTGGTACGACGTGGCCGCGTTCCTGGCCCTGACACGCGACAACGTGTGGCTCGACCTCGCCGGCCTGCCACCGAGGAAGCTGCCCGAGTACTACGCGCGGTTCGACTTCACCCGGCTCGCCGGCCGGTTCGTGTTCGGCACGGACTGGCCGGGCGTCCCCGGCACGCGCCGGAACGTCCAGGCGCTGGCCGAGCTGGGCCTGCCGGAGGCCGTGATGCGGGACGTGCTGGCCGGCAACGCCGCGAAGCTGTTCCCGGGCCTGGGGATCTGA
- a CDS encoding VOC family protein, producing MLTTSTITHMLPAQDTERARHYYGDQLGLRQTETGPDGTCFFEAGSGHVIGLRPLPDTKPSENTALSFEVGDIASEVRDLESRGVHFADFDSGDLRTQDHIATMGNEKAAWFTDSEGNVLCLHQVMR from the coding sequence ATGCTCACCACGTCCACCATCACCCACATGCTCCCCGCGCAGGACACCGAACGGGCACGGCACTACTACGGTGACCAGCTCGGCCTGCGGCAGACCGAAACCGGCCCCGACGGGACCTGCTTCTTCGAGGCCGGCTCCGGTCACGTGATCGGCCTGCGGCCGCTGCCGGACACCAAACCGAGCGAGAACACCGCACTGAGCTTCGAGGTCGGTGACATCGCGTCCGAAGTGCGCGACCTGGAATCCCGCGGCGTGCACTTCGCCGACTTCGACTCCGGCGACCTGCGCACCCAGGACCACATCGCCACGATGGGCAACGAAAAGGCCGCCTGGTTCACCGACTCCGAAGGCAACGTCCTCTGCCTGCACCAGGTCATGCGCTGA
- a CDS encoding MarR family winged helix-turn-helix transcriptional regulator, giving the protein MPGDDEIVTWWGLVIEGYLATQDRLMDEIAERFGLAPAPFDILLRLVRTPGHRMPMTRLATEAALSSGGFTKVADRLTAAGLITRQPSPDDRRVTFACLTEHGREVAEKARQACAEILRRRVLEPLGPEASQALADAMRTLREVNGTS; this is encoded by the coding sequence ATGCCCGGCGACGACGAGATCGTGACCTGGTGGGGCCTCGTCATCGAGGGGTACCTCGCCACACAGGATCGACTCATGGACGAGATCGCCGAGCGGTTCGGTCTGGCGCCGGCGCCGTTCGACATCCTGCTCCGGCTGGTGCGCACGCCCGGCCACCGCATGCCGATGACGCGGCTGGCCACCGAGGCGGCGCTGTCCAGCGGCGGATTCACCAAGGTGGCCGACCGCCTCACCGCCGCCGGTCTGATCACCCGCCAACCGAGCCCGGACGACCGGCGCGTGACGTTCGCCTGCCTCACCGAGCACGGGCGCGAGGTCGCGGAGAAGGCGCGCCAGGCGTGCGCCGAGATCCTCCGGCGACGCGTGCTGGAGCCGCTGGGACCGGAGGCGTCGCAGGCACTGGCCGACGCGATGCGCACCCTGCGCGAAGTGAACGGCACCAGCTGA
- a CDS encoding ring-cleaving dioxygenase, whose amino-acid sequence MSIKTSGLHHVTAIGGDPQRNAGFYLRTLGLRLVKTTVNFDDPGTYHLYYGDQSGKPGTLMTFFPRPDAPSGRIGTGQATTTAFSVPERSIGWWKDHLADAGITTGRIANRAGEDVLTFRDPDGLQLALVAHPQGDPRDPWDNGHVPAEHAIRGLHSVTLSVTEEDATAEMFAELGLTFAGQDSNRLRFTAGEGGPGAMVDVLVTPGTPRGLVATGTVHHVAWRAPDETSQAAWREELVDRGVHVTSILDRRYFRSIYFREPGGTLLEIATDQPGFAVDEPLLELGRALKLPPWLEPDREQIERALPKLDIPGENNRVDRTGRS is encoded by the coding sequence ATGTCCATCAAGACCAGCGGCTTGCACCACGTGACCGCGATCGGCGGCGACCCGCAGCGCAATGCCGGCTTCTACCTGCGCACCCTCGGCCTGCGCCTGGTGAAGACCACCGTCAACTTCGACGATCCAGGCACCTATCACCTGTACTACGGCGACCAGTCCGGGAAGCCGGGCACGCTGATGACCTTCTTCCCCCGGCCGGACGCGCCGAGCGGCCGCATCGGCACCGGTCAGGCCACCACCACCGCGTTCTCCGTGCCGGAGCGCTCGATCGGGTGGTGGAAGGACCACCTGGCCGACGCCGGCATCACCACCGGCCGCATCGCCAACCGCGCGGGTGAAGACGTCCTGACCTTCCGCGACCCGGACGGCCTCCAGCTCGCGCTCGTCGCGCATCCGCAGGGTGACCCGCGCGATCCGTGGGACAACGGGCACGTCCCGGCCGAGCACGCGATCCGCGGCCTGCACTCGGTCACCCTCTCGGTCACCGAGGAGGACGCGACCGCCGAGATGTTCGCTGAGCTGGGCCTGACGTTCGCCGGACAGGACAGCAACCGCCTGCGCTTCACCGCCGGCGAGGGCGGCCCGGGCGCGATGGTCGACGTGCTGGTCACCCCCGGCACACCGCGCGGGCTGGTCGCCACCGGCACCGTGCACCACGTCGCGTGGCGCGCGCCGGACGAGACCAGCCAGGCCGCCTGGCGCGAGGAGCTGGTCGACCGGGGAGTGCACGTCACCTCGATCCTGGACCGGCGGTACTTCCGCTCGATCTACTTCCGCGAGCCGGGCGGGACGTTGCTGGAGATCGCGACCGACCAGCCCGGGTTCGCCGTCGACGAGCCGCTGCTGGAGCTGGGCCGCGCGCTCAAGCTGCCGCCGTGGCTGGAGCCGGACCGCGAGCAGATCGAGCGCGCGCTGCCGAAGCTGGACATCCCGGGCGAGAACAACCGGGTGGACCGGACCGGCCGTTCCTAG
- a CDS encoding SDR family oxidoreductase — protein MIAVTGAASGIGAAVASALRTAGHRVIGVDLRDVEVCADLSTSDGRRAAIGGVLGRAPELDGLVLCAGVGPHVPDPMRIIEVNYRGAVEVLDGLFPALRGAAVAVSSSASTMVRWADNPISRGAEAAALADAGEFAGHLAYSWSKNAVTVAVRQRVAEWGAAGVRLNTVAPGAVDTPLLRAGLASRYGDAIRSYQPPIARHGTPEEVAALIVYLLGPHAGYIHGAQFAIDGGSDALMRPTEF, from the coding sequence GTGATCGCCGTGACCGGTGCCGCGTCGGGAATCGGTGCCGCGGTGGCCTCGGCGCTGCGGACGGCGGGGCACCGGGTGATCGGTGTGGACCTGCGCGATGTCGAGGTCTGCGCCGATCTATCCACATCGGACGGTCGCCGTGCGGCGATCGGCGGTGTGCTCGGCCGGGCGCCCGAGCTGGACGGGCTCGTCCTGTGCGCCGGAGTCGGGCCGCACGTGCCGGATCCGATGCGGATCATCGAGGTGAACTACCGTGGCGCGGTCGAGGTGCTGGACGGCCTGTTCCCCGCGCTGCGCGGGGCTGCGGTGGCGGTGTCGTCGTCCGCGTCGACGATGGTCCGGTGGGCGGACAACCCCATCTCCCGCGGCGCGGAGGCTGCCGCGCTGGCCGACGCCGGTGAGTTCGCCGGGCATCTCGCGTACTCGTGGTCGAAGAACGCGGTGACGGTCGCGGTGCGACAACGGGTCGCCGAATGGGGTGCGGCCGGGGTCCGGCTGAACACCGTGGCGCCCGGGGCGGTCGACACTCCCCTGCTGCGGGCCGGGCTGGCGTCCCGTTACGGCGACGCGATCCGCAGCTACCAGCCGCCCATTGCGCGTCACGGGACACCGGAGGAAGTGGCCGCGCTGATCGTCTACCTGCTCGGACCGCACGCCGGCTACATCCACGGCGCCCAGTTCGCGATCGACGGCGGTTCCGACGCGTTGATGCGGCCCACCGAGTTCTAG
- a CDS encoding NADH:flavin oxidoreductase, which yields MTELSESSEAFTVFAPAQLGPVRLRNRIIKAATFEGATPDALVTDRLIEFHRRVARGGAGMTTVAYCAVSPEGRTDRHQIWMRAEAVPGLRRLTDAVHAEGAAVSAQIGHAGPVANAASNRLPALAPGRFPNPLGMRFTRSATVDDLSRVVRAHASAARLAIESGFDAVELHFGHNYLVSSFLSPRLNRRTDSYGGSPANRARLALEVARAVRDAVGDRIAVTAKLNMDDGVPGGFWLDESVQVARWLEADGTLDALELTAGSSLLNPMYLFTGDAPVREFAEVFPRPVRWGVRAGGRAFLRSYPFQEAYLLDRARQFRAALELPLILLGGITRLETMERALAEGFAFVAMARALLREPDLPLRLRSGARSLCVHCNKCMPTIYRGTRCVLT from the coding sequence ATGACGGAGTTGTCCGAGTCGTCCGAGGCGTTCACGGTGTTCGCGCCCGCGCAGCTGGGCCCGGTCCGGTTGCGCAACCGGATCATCAAGGCGGCGACGTTCGAGGGCGCGACACCGGACGCGCTGGTCACCGACCGGCTGATCGAGTTCCACCGGCGAGTGGCGCGCGGCGGGGCCGGGATGACCACGGTGGCCTACTGCGCGGTGTCCCCCGAGGGCCGGACCGACCGGCACCAGATCTGGATGCGCGCGGAGGCGGTGCCGGGCCTGCGGCGGCTCACCGACGCCGTGCACGCGGAGGGTGCCGCGGTGAGCGCGCAGATCGGTCACGCGGGTCCGGTCGCGAACGCGGCATCCAACCGGTTACCCGCGCTGGCGCCGGGCCGGTTCCCCAACCCGCTGGGGATGCGGTTCACGCGATCGGCCACTGTGGACGATCTGTCCCGGGTGGTGCGCGCACACGCCTCGGCCGCTCGGCTGGCGATCGAGTCCGGCTTCGACGCCGTGGAACTCCACTTCGGACACAACTACCTGGTCAGTTCCTTCCTGAGTCCGCGGCTCAACCGGCGCACCGATTCCTACGGCGGTTCACCGGCCAACCGGGCCCGGCTGGCGCTGGAGGTCGCGCGGGCGGTGCGGGACGCCGTCGGCGACCGCATCGCGGTGACGGCGAAGCTCAACATGGATGACGGCGTGCCCGGCGGGTTCTGGCTGGACGAGAGCGTGCAGGTAGCGCGGTGGCTGGAGGCGGACGGGACGCTCGACGCGCTGGAGCTGACCGCGGGAAGCTCGCTGCTGAACCCGATGTACCTGTTCACCGGCGACGCGCCGGTGCGGGAGTTCGCGGAGGTGTTCCCCCGGCCGGTGCGGTGGGGGGTGCGGGCGGGTGGCCGTGCGTTCCTGCGCAGCTATCCGTTCCAGGAGGCGTACCTGCTGGACCGGGCCCGGCAGTTCCGGGCGGCGCTGGAGTTGCCGCTGATCCTGCTGGGCGGGATCACCCGGCTGGAGACGATGGAACGGGCGCTGGCGGAAGGTTTCGCGTTCGTCGCGATGGCACGAGCGCTGCTGCGCGAGCCGGACCTGCCGCTGCGGCTGCGCTCCGGGGCGCGCTCGCTGTGCGTGCACTGCAACAAGTGCATGCCGACGATCTACCGGGGGACGCGATGTGTGCTGACGTGA
- a CDS encoding TetR family transcriptional regulator → MPSTDATTRERLLTVAERLLLESGGDAYDSVSVRAINTAAGMNPAAVHYHFGSKDALIAALLETRLAPVWRQRLDEVTERRRDGWVPTVPELVDLVVTPLAELAADPVGRLRLRLLARFVLGRREAAWTSRWFGLEPWIELLRDARPELSQVAAAQRWLLAFGLVLQFFAGGVPGDVPAGTLRAFVTAGLAES, encoded by the coding sequence GTGCCGAGCACCGATGCCACCACGCGCGAGCGGCTGCTGACGGTCGCCGAGCGCCTGTTGCTCGAATCCGGCGGCGACGCCTACGACAGCGTGTCCGTGCGCGCCATCAACACCGCGGCCGGCATGAACCCGGCCGCGGTGCACTACCACTTCGGCTCGAAGGACGCCCTGATCGCGGCGCTGCTGGAGACCCGGCTCGCGCCCGTGTGGCGGCAGCGGCTGGACGAGGTCACCGAACGCCGGCGCGACGGATGGGTACCGACGGTGCCCGAACTGGTCGACCTCGTCGTGACCCCGCTGGCCGAGCTCGCCGCGGACCCGGTCGGCCGGTTGCGGCTGCGCCTGCTGGCCCGGTTCGTGCTGGGACGGCGGGAGGCGGCGTGGACGTCACGCTGGTTCGGGCTGGAGCCGTGGATCGAGCTGCTGCGGGACGCGCGCCCGGAGCTGTCGCAGGTCGCGGCCGCGCAGCGGTGGCTGCTCGCCTTCGGGCTGGTGCTCCAGTTCTTCGCCGGCGGGGTGCCCGGGGACGTCCCGGCCGGGACGCTGCGGGCGTTCGTCACCGCCGGGCTGGCGGAATCATGA
- a CDS encoding class I SAM-dependent methyltransferase: protein MADAVRRWARQLADWAIPEHILAAAPESPWVVPRTVFARRADRQIAEPGTPTHQAVLDALPGTVLDVGAGAGAASLPCARAITHVTAVDTSAALLAEFRRRAEALSLSHTEVEGRWPDVAVGPADVVVCAHVLYNVPDLAPFVAALTAHARRKVVVELAHAHPLTSLNPLWRHFHGIDRPSGPTAADAIAALRELGVEPEVVRWRKAPKPEYERFDELVDVTRRRLCLPAGRADEVAEVLRGLGVDEGMPPDLGSSGREVVTLSWPGRRPG, encoded by the coding sequence ATGGCGGACGCGGTGCGCAGGTGGGCGCGGCAGCTGGCGGACTGGGCCATTCCGGAGCACATCCTGGCCGCCGCTCCCGAGTCGCCCTGGGTGGTGCCCCGCACGGTGTTCGCCCGCCGGGCGGACCGGCAGATCGCGGAGCCCGGGACGCCGACGCACCAGGCCGTCCTGGACGCGCTCCCGGGCACCGTGCTCGACGTCGGCGCGGGCGCCGGTGCCGCGAGCCTGCCGTGCGCGCGGGCGATCACGCACGTCACCGCGGTGGACACCAGCGCCGCGCTGCTCGCCGAGTTCCGCCGGCGGGCCGAGGCGCTGTCGCTGTCCCACACCGAGGTCGAGGGGCGGTGGCCGGACGTCGCGGTCGGGCCGGCCGACGTCGTCGTCTGCGCCCATGTCCTCTACAACGTGCCGGACCTCGCGCCGTTCGTCGCCGCGCTCACCGCGCACGCGCGCCGCAAGGTCGTCGTCGAGCTGGCGCATGCGCACCCGTTGACCAGCCTCAACCCGCTGTGGCGGCACTTCCACGGTATCGACCGCCCGTCCGGTCCCACGGCCGCGGACGCGATCGCCGCGCTGCGCGAACTCGGCGTCGAACCGGAGGTCGTGCGCTGGCGCAAGGCCCCGAAGCCGGAGTACGAGCGCTTCGACGAGCTGGTCGACGTCACGCGGCGCCGCCTGTGCCTGCCCGCCGGGCGCGCGGACGAGGTGGCCGAGGTGCTGCGGGGCCTCGGCGTGGACGAGGGGATGCCGCCCGATCTGGGGTCCTCCGGCCGGGAAGTGGTCACGCTCAGCTGGCCGGGTCGCCGGCCGGGGTGA
- a CDS encoding LapA family protein yields the protein MTHAQGDKPVSGTPPQPPVTKPAPAKPVRINRTRVSGTWFAIIIALIILIFLLIFILQNLASTTVTFLGMQGSLPLAVAMLFSAIAGAVLVALVGGARIVQLRKATRKANKVVR from the coding sequence ATGACGCACGCGCAGGGGGACAAGCCGGTGAGCGGCACCCCACCTCAGCCGCCCGTGACGAAACCAGCACCCGCGAAACCGGTCCGGATCAACCGCACCCGGGTCAGCGGCACCTGGTTCGCGATCATCATCGCCTTGATCATCCTGATCTTCCTGCTGATCTTCATCCTGCAGAACCTGGCCTCGACCACGGTCACCTTCCTCGGCATGCAGGGCAGCCTGCCGCTGGCCGTCGCGATGCTGTTCTCCGCGATCGCCGGTGCGGTGCTCGTCGCCCTGGTCGGCGGTGCCCGGATCGTCCAGTTGCGCAAGGCGACGCGGAAGGCGAACAAGGTGGTGCGCTGA
- a CDS encoding Abi-alpha family protein yields MRLTSENLPSSPESGDENLLRRAGRLAGWAARTGVTLGRRLPVPGLELAGEGLRQVERQVLTGLRRRLDEVDDPYVIALNAAGTEHAPDPAGELVPAREPLRAAMKELLDRSVGFRRDQAREYLYATVLRQLTPDEARIIATLATGAAFPVIDVTERGFGGGRTILRNASTVGKAAGVTLADEVPGYLTRLSGFGLVELDDEASELESQYEILATEDLVRSAVKSARRARLVRRTVRLSRFGRRFWAACDPGDWARVV; encoded by the coding sequence ATGCGGTTGACCAGCGAGAACCTGCCGAGTTCGCCGGAGAGCGGCGACGAGAACCTGCTGCGCCGGGCGGGACGGCTCGCCGGGTGGGCCGCGCGCACCGGGGTCACCCTCGGCCGCCGCCTGCCGGTGCCCGGTCTGGAACTGGCCGGTGAGGGGTTGCGGCAGGTCGAACGTCAGGTCCTGACCGGTCTGCGCCGCCGCCTCGACGAGGTCGACGACCCGTACGTGATCGCGCTGAACGCGGCGGGCACCGAGCACGCGCCGGACCCGGCCGGCGAGCTGGTCCCCGCCCGCGAGCCGCTGCGGGCCGCCATGAAGGAACTGCTCGACCGCTCCGTCGGTTTCCGCCGGGACCAGGCTCGCGAGTACCTCTACGCGACCGTGCTGCGGCAGCTGACGCCGGACGAGGCCCGCATCATCGCCACCCTCGCGACCGGCGCGGCCTTCCCTGTGATCGACGTCACCGAACGCGGCTTCGGTGGCGGCCGGACCATCCTGCGCAACGCCTCCACGGTGGGCAAGGCGGCCGGGGTGACCCTCGCCGACGAAGTGCCGGGCTACCTGACCCGGCTGTCCGGGTTCGGTCTGGTGGAGCTGGACGACGAGGCGTCCGAGCTGGAGTCGCAGTACGAGATCCTGGCGACCGAGGACCTGGTCCGCTCCGCGGTGAAGTCCGCCCGGCGGGCCCGGCTGGTGCGCCGGACCGTGCGCCTGTCGCGGTTCGGCAGGCGGTTCTGGGCCGCCTGCGATCCGGGCGACTGGGCTCGCGTGGTGTGA
- the ectA gene encoding diaminobutyrate acetyltransferase yields the protein MSGKHLIENPTKADGAALWRIARDSQKLDLNSPYAYLLWCRDFADTSVVARVDGNAVGFVIAYRRPAAPDTALVWQVAVDASQRGRGLAGSLLDDLFTRLVADGVRYLETTITPDNKASIRLFTSFAERWQAHLETTELFSTADFPDDDTRHEREDLYRIGPLQPR from the coding sequence ATGTCCGGAAAGCACTTGATCGAAAATCCGACCAAGGCCGACGGGGCTGCGCTTTGGCGAATCGCGCGCGATTCGCAGAAGCTCGATCTCAACTCGCCTTACGCATATCTGCTGTGGTGCCGCGATTTCGCCGACACCTCGGTGGTGGCGCGGGTGGATGGCAATGCGGTCGGATTCGTGATCGCATATCGCCGCCCCGCGGCGCCGGATACGGCGCTCGTCTGGCAGGTTGCCGTCGACGCGTCCCAGCGGGGGCGGGGACTGGCCGGTTCCCTGCTCGACGACCTGTTCACGCGACTGGTGGCCGACGGGGTGCGATACCTGGAGACCACCATCACGCCCGACAACAAAGCGTCCATCCGCCTGTTCACCTCCTTTGCCGAGCGGTGGCAGGCGCATCTGGAGACCACTGAGCTGTTCAGCACGGCGGACTTTCCGGACGACGACACCCGGCACGAGCGGGAAGACCTTTATCGAATCGGCCCGCTCCAGCCGCGATAA